The following are encoded together in the Gilvimarinus sp. DA14 genome:
- the odhB gene encoding 2-oxoglutarate dehydrogenase complex dihydrolipoyllysine-residue succinyltransferase → MSTDIKAPTFPESVQDGTVATWHKQPGEACSRDELIVDIETDKVVLEVVAPADGVLSEVIKGEGDTVLSNEVIAKFDEGASGSAPAGGDKPAETDKKEEKSEAPAASSGADDKILSPAARKLADENNIDPAAVAGTGKDGRVTKEDVMNHIESGAKKPEPAAAQPAQAAAAPMPAGERVEKRVPMTRLRKRIAERLLEATSSTAMLTTFNEVNMAPVMELRKQYKDKFEKIHNGTRLGFMGFFVKAATEALKRFPAVNASLDGDDIVYHGYQDIGVAVSTEKGLVVPVLRNSENMSIAEVESTIRDFGGRARDGKLSIDEMTGGTFTITNGGVFGSLLSTPILNLPQTAILGMHKIQERPMAVNGKVEILPMMYLALSYDHRMIDGKEAVQFLVAIKELLEDPARILLEI, encoded by the coding sequence ATGAGCACTGATATCAAAGCCCCAACTTTTCCCGAGTCTGTGCAGGACGGCACCGTGGCCACCTGGCACAAGCAACCTGGCGAAGCTTGCTCGCGCGACGAGCTAATTGTCGATATTGAAACCGATAAGGTTGTGCTAGAAGTGGTAGCTCCCGCCGACGGCGTTTTGTCCGAAGTCATAAAAGGCGAAGGCGACACCGTGTTGTCCAACGAGGTGATTGCCAAGTTTGACGAAGGCGCTAGCGGTTCTGCCCCTGCCGGCGGCGACAAGCCCGCCGAGACAGACAAAAAAGAAGAAAAGAGCGAGGCACCTGCGGCCAGCTCTGGTGCAGACGACAAAATTCTGAGCCCTGCGGCGCGTAAACTGGCCGATGAGAACAACATCGACCCAGCCGCGGTTGCCGGTACTGGTAAAGACGGCCGTGTGACCAAAGAAGATGTCATGAATCACATCGAAAGCGGCGCCAAAAAGCCCGAGCCGGCCGCCGCCCAGCCCGCCCAAGCAGCCGCGGCACCTATGCCTGCCGGCGAGCGCGTGGAAAAGCGTGTACCCATGACGCGCCTACGCAAGCGCATCGCCGAGCGTCTGCTGGAAGCTACCAGCTCTACTGCCATGTTAACGACATTTAACGAGGTTAATATGGCTCCGGTGATGGAGCTGCGTAAGCAGTACAAAGACAAGTTCGAGAAAATTCATAATGGTACCCGCCTGGGCTTTATGGGCTTTTTCGTGAAGGCCGCTACCGAGGCTCTGAAGCGTTTTCCTGCGGTTAATGCCTCGCTGGATGGAGACGATATTGTCTATCACGGCTATCAGGATATCGGTGTGGCTGTGTCTACCGAAAAAGGGCTGGTTGTGCCCGTGTTGCGCAATAGCGAGAACATGAGCATTGCTGAGGTGGAGTCAACCATTCGCGATTTCGGTGGCCGTGCCCGCGATGGCAAGCTGTCCATCGATGAGATGACTGGCGGCACCTTTACCATTACCAATGGCGGCGTGTTTGGCTCGCTGTTGTCCACGCCCATTCTGAATTTGCCGCAAACCGCTATCCTGGGTATGCACAAAATTCAGGAGCGTCCAATGGCGGTGAACGGCAAGGTAGAAATTCTGCCTATGATGTATCTGGCGCTGTCCTACGATCACCGCATGATCGATGGCAAAGAGGCGGTACAGTTCCTGGTGGCAATCAAAGAGCTGTTAGAAGATCCTGCGCGCATCCTGCTGGAAATCTAA
- a CDS encoding 2-oxoglutarate dehydrogenase E1 component has protein sequence MQDSLMEQLWSTSHISGGNASYVEDLYDIYLHDPNGVPEEWRDYFDQLPRVNGVVSQDTPHSVIREQFAQLAKSRSSAASPNVATSISLEHERKQVKVLQLISSYRFRGHQKAKLDPLGIMEREHVPDLDLAYHGLTSADLDTVFQTGNMFIGREEAPLKDIVAALEQTYCGHVGPEIMHITNLAEKQWLQQRLESVRSNPTFTPEQRLAVLERLTAAEGLERHLDSKYPGTKRFGLEGGESFIPLVDALVKRAGSYGAKEIVLGMAHRGRLNTLVNVFGKSPAELFGEFEGKRLVDTSGDVKYHQGFSSNVMTPGGEIHMAMAFNPSHLEIVSPVVVGSVRARQDRRDDSVGDKVVPIVVHGDAAFAGQGVVMETFQMSQTRAYKTGGTLHLVINNQVGFTTSFREDARSTEYCTDVAKMIEAPIFHVNGDDPDAVLFVAQLAMDYRNEFKKDVVIDLVCYRRRGHNEADDPSATQPMMYQVIRKQKTTRTLYSDKLVEAGVLSAEDSAKMMDDYRASLDRGESVANGLVSEPDKSLFVDWSPYIGHDWQTPAETGFDLKALQAVAHKMCDVPDGIVLQRQVSKIYDDRRKMAGGALPINWGFAETLAYATLLEQGFQVRMTGQDVGRGTFSHRHAVLHSQKDGKRYTPLAKMSENQPAFDLYDSYLSEEAVLAFEYGYATTTPNALIIWEAQFGDFANGAQVVIDQFITSGEHKWGRLCGLTMLLPHGYEGQGPEHSSARLERFMQLCAEHNIQVVIPTTPAQVFHMLRRQAIRPMRRPLVVMSPKWILRHPLATSSLEDLANGTFQNVIGEQELDPAKCKRVVLCSGKVYYHLLEERNKREQDDVALIRLEQLYPFPEEELKAALAPYAHVKDVMWCQEEPMNQGAWYASQHHMRRVVYELNPNLYLGYVGRDPSAAPAAGYASVHLEEQKRFINEALSV, from the coding sequence ATGCAAGACAGCCTTATGGAGCAGCTATGGAGTACGTCCCATATCTCTGGTGGGAACGCTTCATATGTGGAAGACCTCTACGATATTTATTTACATGATCCCAATGGCGTGCCGGAAGAGTGGCGCGACTACTTCGACCAGTTGCCCCGTGTAAATGGGGTTGTATCCCAAGACACACCGCACTCGGTGATTCGCGAGCAGTTTGCTCAGCTTGCCAAAAGTCGCTCCAGTGCCGCCTCGCCGAATGTGGCGACCTCTATTTCTCTCGAGCACGAGCGCAAACAAGTTAAAGTTCTGCAGCTGATCAGCTCATACCGGTTTCGTGGCCACCAAAAAGCTAAGCTCGATCCGCTCGGTATTATGGAGCGTGAGCATGTGCCCGATCTGGATTTGGCCTATCACGGCCTGACCTCTGCCGATCTGGATACCGTATTTCAAACCGGCAATATGTTTATTGGCCGCGAAGAAGCCCCCCTCAAAGATATAGTCGCCGCACTGGAGCAAACTTATTGCGGTCATGTGGGGCCTGAAATCATGCACATCACCAACCTTGCTGAAAAGCAATGGCTGCAGCAGCGGTTGGAAAGCGTGCGCTCTAACCCGACTTTTACCCCCGAGCAGCGCCTTGCTGTGCTGGAGCGCTTGACCGCCGCCGAAGGCCTGGAGCGTCACCTGGACAGCAAATATCCGGGCACCAAACGTTTCGGTCTCGAGGGTGGAGAGAGTTTTATCCCGCTGGTGGATGCGCTGGTTAAGCGCGCCGGCAGCTACGGCGCCAAAGAAATTGTTCTCGGTATGGCGCACCGAGGTCGTTTGAATACATTGGTCAATGTGTTCGGCAAAAGCCCTGCAGAACTGTTTGGCGAATTCGAAGGTAAGCGCTTGGTCGATACCTCGGGCGATGTGAAATACCATCAGGGTTTCTCTTCTAACGTCATGACCCCGGGCGGTGAGATTCATATGGCGATGGCGTTTAACCCGTCGCACCTTGAGATTGTATCCCCGGTAGTGGTGGGCTCTGTGCGCGCCCGTCAGGATCGCCGCGACGACTCCGTAGGCGATAAGGTTGTACCCATTGTGGTACACGGCGATGCCGCCTTTGCCGGCCAGGGTGTGGTGATGGAGACTTTCCAAATGTCTCAGACCCGCGCCTACAAAACCGGCGGCACCTTGCATTTGGTGATTAACAACCAGGTGGGCTTTACCACGAGCTTCCGCGAAGATGCGCGCTCCACCGAATACTGCACCGACGTGGCAAAAATGATCGAGGCGCCTATCTTCCATGTCAACGGCGACGATCCGGACGCCGTATTGTTTGTCGCGCAGTTGGCGATGGATTATCGCAACGAGTTCAAAAAAGACGTGGTTATCGATCTTGTCTGTTATCGCCGCCGTGGTCACAACGAGGCGGATGATCCCTCGGCAACCCAGCCGATGATGTACCAGGTAATTCGCAAGCAAAAAACCACTCGCACTTTGTATTCCGACAAATTGGTTGAGGCGGGCGTGCTGAGCGCCGAAGACTCCGCCAAGATGATGGACGATTACCGCGCTTCATTGGATCGCGGTGAAAGCGTTGCCAATGGTCTGGTGTCCGAGCCCGATAAGTCGCTATTTGTGGATTGGTCGCCCTACATCGGTCACGACTGGCAGACCCCTGCTGAAACCGGCTTTGATTTAAAAGCTCTGCAGGCGGTTGCGCACAAAATGTGCGATGTGCCAGACGGCATCGTACTGCAGCGTCAGGTATCAAAAATTTACGACGATCGCCGCAAAATGGCCGGTGGGGCACTGCCTATTAACTGGGGTTTCGCCGAAACCCTGGCTTACGCTACTTTGCTTGAGCAAGGTTTTCAGGTGCGCATGACCGGCCAGGACGTCGGGCGCGGTACTTTCTCACACCGCCATGCGGTATTGCACAGTCAGAAAGACGGCAAGCGCTATACTCCACTGGCCAAAATGAGCGAGAACCAGCCGGCCTTCGATTTATACGACTCTTACCTGTCGGAAGAGGCGGTACTGGCATTTGAGTATGGTTACGCGACTACGACCCCTAACGCCCTGATTATCTGGGAAGCTCAGTTTGGCGACTTCGCCAACGGCGCCCAGGTAGTGATTGACCAGTTCATCACCAGTGGTGAGCACAAGTGGGGCCGTTTGTGTGGCTTGACGATGCTGTTACCTCACGGCTATGAAGGGCAGGGGCCGGAGCACTCATCCGCTCGCCTCGAACGCTTTATGCAGCTGTGCGCCGAGCACAACATCCAAGTGGTGATTCCCACCACCCCTGCTCAGGTATTCCATATGCTGCGTCGTCAGGCGATTCGTCCCATGCGTCGGCCGCTGGTGGTGATGAGTCCGAAGTGGATTTTGCGTCACCCACTGGCAACGTCGAGTTTGGAAGATCTGGCCAATGGCACCTTCCAGAACGTGATTGGCGAGCAGGAGCTTGACCCGGCGAAATGCAAGCGGGTAGTTCTGTGTTCGGGCAAGGTCTACTACCATTTGCTCGAGGAGCGCAACAAGCGCGAGCAAGATGATGTTGCATTGATTCGTCTGGAGCAGTTGTATCCCTTCCCGGAAGAAGAGCTAAAAGCGGCGCTCGCGCCTTACGCCCACGTTAAAGACGTGATGTGGTGTCAGGAGGAGCCGATGAACCAGGGCGCCTGGTACGCGAGCCAGCATCATATGCGTCGTGTGGTGTATGAATTAAACCCCAATCTGTATCTGGGCTATGTGGGGCGCGACCCCTCGGCAGCGCCTGCAGCCGGCTATGCCTCGGTGCATCTAGAAGAGCAAAAGCGTTTTATCAATGAAGCGCTGAGTGTATAA